One genomic segment of Pseudonocardia sp. T1-2H includes these proteins:
- a CDS encoding aldehyde dehydrogenase produces MVSFGHVIDGEERGSRRGARFDSVDPWTREPWADVALGTAEDAADAVAAARRAFDEGPWPRMGHAERGALLHRLADLVEEHSDELARADSRDMGKPVADAAGKDVPRTAQNFRFFADHARLATAEAYPMDTGHHAYARFEPAGVVAAIAPWNFPLMLESWKVAPALAWGNTVVLKPTEDTPASATILARLAVEAGLPPGVLNVLHGYGPDSAGEALTTDPRVDRITFTGESGTGRVITAAAARNLTPVSLELGGKGANLVFADADLAAAVDWSIKAIFTNAGQVCLAGSRLYVERAVFDEFTARFVAAAEALVVGDPADSRTQIGPLASESHWKKVCGYLEDPAGKVLTGGRGDGWAVRPTVIVDAPADAPIQREEVFGPVVTLTPFDSEAEAVGLANGSPYGLNAMVFTENLSRAHRVAAALRAGTVWTNCFFVRDLRAPFGGVGDSGWGREGGNFSREFFTEPKAVVMAIQP; encoded by the coding sequence ATGGTGTCTTTCGGGCATGTCATCGACGGCGAGGAGCGCGGTTCGCGCCGCGGCGCCCGGTTCGACTCGGTCGATCCCTGGACCCGCGAACCCTGGGCGGACGTCGCGCTCGGCACCGCCGAGGACGCCGCCGACGCCGTCGCCGCGGCCCGCCGGGCGTTCGACGAGGGGCCGTGGCCGCGGATGGGGCACGCCGAGCGCGGCGCGCTGCTGCACCGGCTCGCCGACCTCGTCGAGGAGCACTCGGACGAGCTCGCGCGGGCGGACTCCCGGGACATGGGCAAGCCCGTCGCGGACGCCGCGGGCAAGGACGTCCCCCGGACCGCCCAGAACTTCCGCTTCTTCGCCGACCACGCCCGGCTCGCGACCGCCGAGGCCTACCCGATGGACACCGGCCACCACGCCTACGCGCGCTTCGAACCGGCCGGGGTGGTCGCCGCGATCGCCCCCTGGAACTTCCCGCTGATGCTGGAGTCCTGGAAGGTCGCGCCCGCGCTGGCCTGGGGCAACACCGTCGTGCTCAAGCCCACGGAGGACACCCCGGCCTCGGCGACGATCCTCGCCCGGCTGGCCGTGGAGGCCGGTCTGCCGCCGGGCGTGCTCAACGTCCTGCACGGCTACGGCCCGGACTCCGCGGGCGAGGCCCTCACGACGGATCCCCGGGTCGACCGGATCACCTTCACCGGCGAGTCCGGTACCGGCCGGGTGATCACCGCGGCGGCGGCGCGGAACCTGACGCCGGTCAGCCTCGAGCTGGGCGGCAAGGGGGCGAACCTCGTCTTCGCGGACGCGGACCTCGCCGCGGCCGTGGACTGGTCGATCAAGGCGATCTTCACCAACGCCGGGCAGGTGTGCCTCGCGGGCAGCCGGCTCTACGTCGAACGCGCGGTGTTCGACGAGTTCACCGCCCGGTTCGTCGCGGCCGCCGAAGCGCTCGTCGTCGGGGACCCGGCGGATTCGCGCACCCAGATCGGTCCACTGGCCTCGGAGTCGCACTGGAAGAAGGTGTGCGGGTACCTCGAGGACCCCGCGGGCAAGGTGCTGACCGGCGGCCGCGGCGACGGCTGGGCCGTCCGGCCCACCGTGATCGTCGACGCTCCCGCGGACGCGCCGATCCAGCGCGAGGAGGTGTTCGGGCCGGTCGTGACGCTGACCCCGTTCGACTCCGAGGCCGAGGCGGTCGGGCTGGCGAACGGCTCCCCGTACGGCCTCAACGCGATGGTGTTCACCGAGAACCTCTCGCGCGCGCACCGGGTCGCCGCGGCGCTGCGGGCGGGCACGGTCTGGACGAACTGCTTCTTCGTCCGGGACCTGCGCGCCCCGTTCGGCGGCGTCGGGGACTCGGGCTGGGGCCGCGAGGGCGGGAACTTCAGCCGGGAGTTCTTCACCGAGCCCAAGGCGGTTGTGATGGCGATCCAGCCGTAG
- a CDS encoding PadR family transcriptional regulator, whose product MNAMNPAWDPHTLFAMGQQFADQFGRGRRGRPPFGPRHGGPRPDMRADSDTTPPERPEGEERGRRGRRHGGPRFGPGFGPGGPGGPGRGFGPGGPGGFGPGGPRGGGRRGRRTNRGDVRLAVLALVAEAPRHGYEIIQEIAERSGGRWKPSPGSVYPTLSQLEDEGLVRVEQVDGRRVVHLTEAGTAYVADHRDELDKVWQSMDADGEENEPTGVLWQQLGLLHAAAQQVIATGTPEQVAAATEALTEARKTIYRLLAE is encoded by the coding sequence ATGAACGCCATGAACCCCGCGTGGGACCCCCACACACTCTTCGCCATGGGTCAGCAGTTCGCTGACCAGTTCGGCCGCGGGCGCCGCGGCCGGCCCCCCTTCGGTCCCCGGCACGGCGGGCCCCGCCCGGACATGCGAGCGGACTCCGACACCACTCCTCCGGAGCGTCCCGAGGGCGAGGAGCGCGGCCGGCGCGGACGTCGCCACGGCGGGCCCCGGTTCGGCCCGGGCTTCGGGCCCGGCGGTCCCGGAGGACCCGGCCGCGGCTTCGGCCCGGGCGGCCCCGGCGGCTTCGGCCCCGGTGGTCCGCGCGGTGGCGGCCGGCGCGGCCGGCGCACCAACCGCGGCGACGTCCGGCTGGCCGTCCTCGCCCTCGTCGCCGAGGCCCCGCGGCACGGCTACGAGATCATCCAGGAGATCGCCGAGCGTTCGGGCGGACGCTGGAAGCCCAGCCCCGGCTCCGTCTACCCCACGCTGTCGCAGCTGGAGGACGAGGGCCTGGTGCGCGTCGAGCAGGTCGACGGCCGCCGGGTCGTCCACCTCACCGAGGCGGGCACGGCCTACGTCGCGGACCACCGGGACGAGCTGGACAAGGTCTGGCAGTCCATGGACGCGGACGGCGAGGAGAACGAGCCCACCGGCGTCCTGTGGCAGCAGCTCGGCCTGCTGCACGCCGCCGCCCAGCAGGTGATCGCCACCGGCACACCGGAGCAGGTCGCCGCGGCGACCGAGGCCCTCACCGAGGCCCGCAAGACGATCTACCGCCTGCTCGCCGAGTGA
- the nthA gene encoding nitrile hydratase subunit alpha: MDEKDMTLRVEALESILVEKGYVEPAALDVIIETYEKDVGPRNGAHVVARSWVDPAYRERLLTDATAAIAELGYGGRQGEHMVAVENTADEHHLVVCTLCSCYPWPVLGLPPTWYKSPAYRSRVVIDPRGVLADFGVTLPADTRITVHDSTAEVRYLVVPRRPRGTDGWDEGALAALVTRDSMIGTGLVEGPA, from the coding sequence ATGGACGAGAAGGACATGACGCTCCGGGTGGAGGCGCTGGAGTCGATCCTCGTCGAGAAGGGGTACGTCGAGCCGGCGGCGCTCGACGTGATCATCGAGACCTACGAGAAGGACGTCGGGCCCCGCAACGGGGCCCACGTCGTCGCGCGGTCGTGGGTCGATCCCGCCTATCGGGAGCGGCTGCTCACCGACGCCACCGCCGCGATCGCGGAGCTCGGGTACGGCGGGCGGCAGGGCGAGCACATGGTGGCCGTCGAGAACACGGCGGACGAGCACCATCTCGTCGTCTGCACACTCTGCTCGTGCTACCCGTGGCCGGTGCTCGGGCTGCCGCCGACCTGGTACAAGTCCCCGGCCTACCGCTCGCGCGTGGTGATCGACCCGCGCGGCGTGCTGGCGGACTTCGGCGTGACCCTGCCCGCGGACACCCGGATCACCGTCCACGACTCGACCGCGGAGGTGCGGTATCTCGTGGTGCCCCGGCGGCCGCGGGGCACGGACGGCTGGGACGAGGGGGCCCTCGCCGCGCTCGTCACCCGGGACTCGATGATCGGCACGGGGCTCGTCGAGGGCCCGGCGTGA
- a CDS encoding YkvA family protein, whose protein sequence is MSGVDRIVATTRYGPQKLAALRVLWRALSEGRRPGAPGLADRLRALPRMAGAALSGKYPELSRGRLAMLVLAVAYLVSPVDVVPELLFSVFGLVDDGVVALWLGGAVLVETQRYLDWEKRAPSVVDGEQFVPGSGTTW, encoded by the coding sequence ATGTCCGGCGTTGACCGCATCGTGGCGACGACCAGGTACGGCCCCCAGAAGCTCGCGGCGTTGCGCGTCCTCTGGCGAGCGCTGTCGGAAGGCCGCAGGCCCGGTGCCCCCGGGCTCGCGGACCGGCTGAGAGCACTCCCCCGGATGGCGGGCGCCGCACTGAGCGGGAAGTACCCCGAGCTCAGCCGCGGCCGGCTCGCGATGCTCGTGCTCGCCGTCGCGTACCTCGTCTCGCCCGTCGACGTCGTGCCCGAACTGCTGTTCTCGGTGTTCGGCCTGGTCGACGACGGCGTCGTCGCGCTCTGGCTCGGCGGCGCCGTCCTCGTGGAGACCCAGCGCTACCTGGACTGGGAGAAGCGCGCGCCGTCCGTCGTCGACGGCGAGCAGTTCGTTCCGGGTTCGGGAACGACGTGGTAG
- a CDS encoding thiamine pyrophosphate-binding protein: protein MSDVTVARQVLDVLADHGATTVFGLPGVHNLAFWGPARAERGTDPAPVVVRHEQTAVYAADGWARRSGRLGAAVVTTGPGAANAVAAFGEAAASHSPVVLVASEIPAAAARSGRFRGVLHESRNQAALFAPLAKAVFRPRTPEGVAAVIAEAAATALRHPRGPVYLDVPADVLGRPAAVGPVAAGREARRTEPWASISDAVDLLAGRRVAVWAGAAVLDDAEAIGALAGRLGAPLVTSFHARGLPGALGVPPHEPEVAAVIGDADVLLVLGGDLDGMNTRNWTMPRPPVLVSVDPAPPADPPEWTADVALTGELRGLLRVLTERVPAHEPWFPADLDTRVRRGLDADASTLLDALDSRPDGTALVCDMAVAGYWAGGYARVTEPRGLAYPVGWGTLGFGLPAAVGVASTGVPTLVVCGDGGLVMGVGELATLVQERLPVTVLVVDDGGYGMLRYDQARAGVEHRGVDLVTPDFVALARAFGVEATDVPALDGLGEALRKAIGSGAPHLVRVAARLTPPRTTSPRWHEG, encoded by the coding sequence GTGAGTGACGTGACGGTCGCCCGGCAGGTGCTCGACGTGCTGGCGGACCACGGTGCGACGACGGTGTTCGGCCTCCCCGGGGTGCACAACCTTGCGTTCTGGGGCCCCGCTCGCGCGGAGCGTGGCACCGACCCCGCACCCGTCGTCGTCCGGCACGAGCAGACCGCCGTCTACGCCGCGGACGGCTGGGCGCGGCGGAGCGGGCGGCTGGGCGCGGCCGTCGTGACGACCGGCCCGGGCGCGGCCAACGCCGTCGCCGCGTTCGGCGAGGCCGCGGCCTCGCACTCGCCCGTCGTGCTCGTCGCGTCCGAGATCCCGGCCGCCGCGGCCCGGTCCGGGCGGTTCCGCGGTGTGCTGCACGAGTCCCGGAACCAGGCGGCGCTGTTCGCCCCGCTGGCCAAGGCGGTGTTCCGGCCGCGGACGCCGGAGGGGGTCGCGGCCGTGATCGCGGAGGCGGCGGCCACGGCGTTGCGGCATCCGCGCGGTCCCGTCTACCTCGACGTCCCGGCGGACGTCCTCGGCCGGCCCGCCGCGGTCGGGCCGGTCGCCGCGGGCCGCGAGGCCCGCAGGACGGAGCCGTGGGCGAGCATCTCCGACGCCGTCGACCTGCTCGCCGGGAGACGTGTCGCCGTCTGGGCCGGCGCGGCCGTCCTCGACGACGCGGAGGCGATCGGTGCACTGGCCGGTCGGCTGGGGGCGCCGCTGGTCACGAGCTTCCACGCGCGCGGGCTCCCCGGCGCCCTGGGTGTCCCGCCGCACGAGCCGGAGGTCGCGGCGGTGATCGGCGACGCGGACGTCCTGCTCGTCCTCGGCGGTGACCTCGACGGGATGAACACCCGGAACTGGACGATGCCGCGGCCGCCGGTGCTGGTGAGCGTCGACCCGGCGCCGCCCGCGGACCCGCCGGAGTGGACCGCGGACGTCGCCCTCACCGGCGAGCTCCGCGGGCTGCTGCGGGTGCTCACCGAGCGGGTACCGGCGCACGAGCCGTGGTTCCCGGCCGACCTCGACACGCGCGTCCGCCGCGGACTGGATGCGGACGCGTCGACCCTGCTCGACGCCCTCGACTCCCGTCCCGACGGCACCGCGCTGGTCTGCGACATGGCGGTCGCCGGGTACTGGGCCGGCGGCTACGCGCGGGTCACCGAGCCGCGCGGGCTCGCCTACCCCGTCGGCTGGGGCACGCTCGGGTTCGGGCTCCCGGCCGCGGTCGGCGTGGCGTCGACCGGGGTGCCGACACTCGTCGTCTGCGGCGACGGCGGTCTGGTGATGGGCGTCGGCGAGCTCGCGACGCTGGTCCAGGAACGCCTGCCGGTGACCGTCCTCGTGGTCGACGACGGCGGGTACGGGATGCTCCGCTACGACCAGGCCCGGGCGGGCGTCGAGCATCGCGGGGTGGATCTGGTGACTCCGGACTTCGTGGCCCTGGCCAGGGCGTTCGGGGTCGAGGCGACCGACGTGCCGGCGCTGGACGGACTCGGCGAGGCACTGCGGAAGGCGATCGGCTCGGGCGCGCCGCACCTGGTCCGGGTGGCGGCCCGGCTGACCCCGCCGCGCACCACGTCCCCGCGCTGGCACGAGGGCTGA
- the nthB gene encoding nitrile hydratase subunit beta, with protein MNTVADLGGMMGFGPVRPEPEDERFHADWERRALALTLAAALPGGWTIDASRSARESLPPGEYLTSSYYAIWIKALERLLVGAGLVGADELAERRALRPGVPGPVLTAAAVPGVLATGSPAERPVDSPSRFAVGDRVRTRNVHPLGHTRLPRYARGKEGVIERVHGAHVLPDSNAHRAGEQPEWLYTVRFPGRELWGEAADPGLTVEIEAFESYLAGT; from the coding sequence GTGAACACCGTCGCCGACCTGGGCGGGATGATGGGCTTCGGCCCGGTGCGCCCCGAACCCGAGGACGAGCGGTTCCACGCCGACTGGGAACGCCGCGCGCTCGCGCTGACCCTCGCCGCGGCCCTTCCCGGCGGCTGGACCATCGACGCCTCCCGCTCCGCCCGGGAGAGCCTGCCGCCGGGGGAGTACCTGACGTCGAGCTACTACGCGATCTGGATCAAGGCGCTCGAGCGGCTCCTCGTCGGCGCGGGGCTGGTCGGGGCCGACGAACTGGCCGAACGCCGCGCGCTCAGACCCGGGGTGCCCGGGCCGGTGCTCACGGCGGCGGCGGTCCCGGGCGTCCTCGCGACGGGGAGCCCCGCCGAACGGCCGGTCGACTCGCCCTCGCGCTTCGCGGTGGGCGACCGGGTCCGGACCCGCAACGTCCACCCGCTCGGCCACACCCGGCTGCCGCGGTACGCGCGCGGGAAGGAGGGTGTGATCGAACGCGTCCACGGCGCGCACGTCCTGCCGGACAGCAACGCCCACCGTGCCGGTGAGCAGCCGGAATGGCTCTACACGGTCCGGTTCCCGGGCCGCGAGCTCTGGGGCGAGGCGGCCGATCCGGGCCTCACGGTGGAGATCGAGGCGTTCGAGAGCTACCTCGCGGGAACGTAG
- a CDS encoding SCO5389 family protein, translating into MSLDVPTAVIDAAQRGEMDDAQFVAVVRDSLPYAWEVISAAADDQAARPEAPFGEHEVPPPSEQARGQLLRALASNSIRGALERHFGVVLAFQNCHRVAAFAPAAVDSAVYREFVSPRGQVLNQTPELRDC; encoded by the coding sequence GTGTCCCTCGACGTCCCCACCGCCGTGATCGACGCCGCCCAGCGCGGCGAGATGGACGACGCCCAGTTCGTCGCCGTCGTGCGCGACTCGCTGCCCTACGCGTGGGAGGTCATCTCCGCCGCGGCCGACGACCAGGCCGCGCGCCCCGAGGCGCCGTTCGGCGAGCACGAGGTCCCGCCGCCGTCGGAGCAGGCCCGCGGCCAGCTGCTGCGCGCCCTGGCCAGCAACTCGATCCGCGGCGCCCTGGAGCGGCACTTCGGCGTGGTGCTCGCGTTCCAGAACTGCCACCGGGTCGCCGCCTTCGCGCCGGCCGCCGTCGACTCGGCCGTCTACCGGGAGTTCGTCTCCCCGCGCGGCCAGGTGCTGAACCAGACGCCCGAGCTGCGCGACTGCTGA